From Terriglobales bacterium, one genomic window encodes:
- the trmFO gene encoding methylenetetrahydrofolate--tRNA-(uracil(54)-C(5))-methyltransferase (FADH(2)-oxidizing) TrmFO encodes MKIKIIGAGLAGTEAAWELARRGVAVELYEMRPVRTTPAHQSADFAELVCSNSLKSDSADTAPWLLKEEMRRAGSLLMKIARQAAVPAGHALAVDRAEFARRVTQAVERQPLITVRREEVSCVDEENDLSIIATGPLTSDALAAEIARLSGTGQLFFYDSISPIVEADSIDRSKVYLAARYGKGTADYINCPFTKAEYDRFYDALVSAEPVEAKEWEKLNYFESCLPIEELARRGRDTLRFGPMKPVGLRDPRTGTQAYAVVQLRQENLRHDSYNLVGFQNHMKWGDQARVLRLIPGLENARFLRYGQIHRNTYINAPRLLTGTLQMKQHPRVLFAGQISGVEGYVESIATGMLAGVYAAAIASGAEPVPVPRETALGSLVHYITHADADNFQPANITFDLLPAVDEETRRRVRDKKLRRKLVCERALVALAAWLQRVNEPQPTPASS; translated from the coding sequence TTGAAGATCAAGATCATCGGCGCGGGGCTGGCGGGGACGGAGGCGGCGTGGGAGCTCGCGCGTCGCGGCGTCGCGGTCGAGCTGTACGAGATGCGCCCGGTCCGCACCACCCCGGCGCACCAGAGCGCCGATTTCGCCGAGCTGGTCTGCTCCAACTCGCTCAAGTCCGACAGCGCGGACACCGCGCCCTGGCTCCTGAAGGAAGAGATGCGGCGCGCCGGGTCGTTGTTGATGAAGATCGCGCGGCAGGCCGCGGTCCCGGCCGGTCACGCGCTGGCGGTGGACCGGGCGGAATTCGCGCGGCGGGTGACGCAGGCCGTCGAGCGTCAGCCGCTGATCACGGTGCGTCGCGAAGAGGTCAGCTGCGTGGATGAGGAGAACGACCTCAGTATCATCGCCACTGGCCCGCTCACCTCGGATGCCCTGGCGGCGGAGATCGCGCGGCTCTCCGGCACCGGGCAACTCTTCTTCTACGACTCCATCAGTCCGATCGTCGAAGCCGATTCCATCGACCGCTCGAAGGTCTACTTGGCGGCGCGCTACGGCAAGGGGACCGCCGACTACATCAATTGCCCGTTCACCAAGGCAGAATACGACCGCTTCTACGATGCGCTGGTGTCGGCGGAGCCGGTCGAAGCCAAGGAATGGGAGAAGCTGAACTACTTCGAGAGCTGCCTGCCCATCGAGGAGCTTGCGCGGCGCGGGCGCGATACGTTGCGCTTCGGCCCGATGAAGCCGGTGGGCCTGCGCGATCCGCGCACCGGGACGCAGGCGTATGCAGTGGTGCAGTTGCGCCAGGAGAACCTGCGCCATGATTCTTACAACCTGGTCGGGTTTCAGAACCACATGAAGTGGGGCGACCAGGCGCGCGTGCTGCGGCTCATCCCCGGCCTGGAGAACGCGAGGTTCCTGCGCTACGGGCAGATCCATCGCAACACCTACATCAACGCGCCCAGGTTGCTGACGGGGACGTTGCAGATGAAGCAGCATCCGCGGGTGCTGTTCGCCGGACAGATATCGGGGGTCGAGGGATACGTGGAGTCGATCGCGACCGGGATGCTGGCGGGCGTGTACGCAGCGGCGATCGCGTCAGGTGCAGAGCCCGTCCCCGTACCACGGGAGACCGCGCTGGGATCCCTGGTGCACTACATCACCCACGCCGACGCCGACAACTTTCAGCCCGCGAACATCACCTTCGACTTGCTGCCGGCGGTGGACGAAGAAACGCGTCGCCGTGTCCGCGACAAAAAGTTGCGGCGCAAGCTGGTGTGCGAGCGAGCGCTGGTTGCATTGGCGGCATGGCTGCAACGCGTTAACGAGCCACAACCCACACCGGCGTCATCCTGA